A region of Argentina anserina chromosome 5, drPotAnse1.1, whole genome shotgun sequence DNA encodes the following proteins:
- the LOC126794127 gene encoding tRNA (carboxymethyluridine(34)-5-O)-methyltransferase isoform X1, whose product MSAGSEIFRKMREVKVKGVSGLCTLDSDTELQILQSESASVSQRFSSLNVQSTPEIEKKYVHHVYDAIAPHFSSTRFAKWPKVANFLSSLPAGSLVLDAGCGNGKYLGFNPNCFSIGCDISAPLIKICADRGHEVLVADALVLPYRTGFGDSAISIAVLHHLSTEGRRRKAIEELVRVVKKGGLVLITVWAVEQEDKALVSKWTPLTEKYGEEWIGPGSPRVRSPSSCALESIPETEDKIKGEIVKDSNQNFVQIPRQMPSENEAITKTSDDMKDMNNQQEYFVPWHLPYHRAEVNGASACAVANGLAKKDDRKGAVVYNRYYHVFSEGELERLVSGMDDAVIVDRFFDKSNWCIVLEKTL is encoded by the exons ATGTCTGCTGGGTCAG AAATCTTCCGTAAAATGAGAGAAGTTAAGGTAAAAGGTGTTTCGGGGTTGTGTACTCTTGATTCTGATACTGAATTGCAAATTCTACAATCAGAATCAGCTAGTGTCAGCCAGAGATTTTCATCTCTAAATGTGCAGTCCACTCCTGAAATAGAAAAGAAGTACGTTCATCATGTTTATGATGCTATTGCACCCCATTTCAGTTCCACCCGGTTTGCTAAGTGGCCAAAAGTAGCCAACTTTTTATCTTCCTTACCCGCAGGATCTCTTGTGCTTGATGCAGGATGTGGAAATGGAAAGTACCTGGGATTTAATCCCAATTGTTTTTCCATAGGATGTGACATAAGCGCTCCTCTTATCAAGATTTGTGCAGACAGAGGGCATGAAGTTTTGGTTGCAGATGCTTTAGTTCTACCCTATAGAACTGGTTTCGGTGATTCAGCTATATCTATAGCTGTCTTGCATCATCTGAGTACTGAGGGCAGGAGGAGAAAAGCAATTGAAGAGTTAGTCCGAGTTGTGAAAAAGGGTGGTCTAGTTCTAATAACAGTTTGGGCTGTGGAGCAAGAAGATAAAGCATTGGTTTCTAAATGGACTCCACTCACTGAAAAGTATGGAGAAGAGTGGATAGGACCTGGTAGCCCTCGGGTGCGTAGTCCTTCATCCTGTGCATTGGAAAGCATTCCAGAAACAGAGGATAAGATTAAGGGAGAGATTGTGAAAGATTCCAACCAGAATTTTGTGCAAATTCCGCGACAAATGCCCTCTGAAAATGAAGCTATTACAAAGACTTCTGATGATATGAAGGATATGAATAATCAACAAGAATATTTTGTCCCCTGGCATTTGCCATATCATCGTGCTGAAGTGAATGGTGCTTCAGCTTGTGCTGTTGCGAATGGGCTTGCGAAGAAAGATGATAGGAAGGGTGCTGTAGTGTACAACAGATATTACCATGTTTTTAGTGAAGGCGAGCTTGAAAG GCTGGTATCTGGTATGGATGATGCTGTAATTGTTGATCGATTTTTTGACAAATCCAACTGGTGTATTGTCCTGGAGAAAACATTATGA
- the LOC126794127 gene encoding tRNA (carboxymethyluridine(34)-5-O)-methyltransferase isoform X2 translates to MREVKVKGVSGLCTLDSDTELQILQSESASVSQRFSSLNVQSTPEIEKKYVHHVYDAIAPHFSSTRFAKWPKVANFLSSLPAGSLVLDAGCGNGKYLGFNPNCFSIGCDISAPLIKICADRGHEVLVADALVLPYRTGFGDSAISIAVLHHLSTEGRRRKAIEELVRVVKKGGLVLITVWAVEQEDKALVSKWTPLTEKYGEEWIGPGSPRVRSPSSCALESIPETEDKIKGEIVKDSNQNFVQIPRQMPSENEAITKTSDDMKDMNNQQEYFVPWHLPYHRAEVNGASACAVANGLAKKDDRKGAVVYNRYYHVFSEGELERLVSGMDDAVIVDRFFDKSNWCIVLEKTL, encoded by the exons ATGAGAGAAGTTAAGGTAAAAGGTGTTTCGGGGTTGTGTACTCTTGATTCTGATACTGAATTGCAAATTCTACAATCAGAATCAGCTAGTGTCAGCCAGAGATTTTCATCTCTAAATGTGCAGTCCACTCCTGAAATAGAAAAGAAGTACGTTCATCATGTTTATGATGCTATTGCACCCCATTTCAGTTCCACCCGGTTTGCTAAGTGGCCAAAAGTAGCCAACTTTTTATCTTCCTTACCCGCAGGATCTCTTGTGCTTGATGCAGGATGTGGAAATGGAAAGTACCTGGGATTTAATCCCAATTGTTTTTCCATAGGATGTGACATAAGCGCTCCTCTTATCAAGATTTGTGCAGACAGAGGGCATGAAGTTTTGGTTGCAGATGCTTTAGTTCTACCCTATAGAACTGGTTTCGGTGATTCAGCTATATCTATAGCTGTCTTGCATCATCTGAGTACTGAGGGCAGGAGGAGAAAAGCAATTGAAGAGTTAGTCCGAGTTGTGAAAAAGGGTGGTCTAGTTCTAATAACAGTTTGGGCTGTGGAGCAAGAAGATAAAGCATTGGTTTCTAAATGGACTCCACTCACTGAAAAGTATGGAGAAGAGTGGATAGGACCTGGTAGCCCTCGGGTGCGTAGTCCTTCATCCTGTGCATTGGAAAGCATTCCAGAAACAGAGGATAAGATTAAGGGAGAGATTGTGAAAGATTCCAACCAGAATTTTGTGCAAATTCCGCGACAAATGCCCTCTGAAAATGAAGCTATTACAAAGACTTCTGATGATATGAAGGATATGAATAATCAACAAGAATATTTTGTCCCCTGGCATTTGCCATATCATCGTGCTGAAGTGAATGGTGCTTCAGCTTGTGCTGTTGCGAATGGGCTTGCGAAGAAAGATGATAGGAAGGGTGCTGTAGTGTACAACAGATATTACCATGTTTTTAGTGAAGGCGAGCTTGAAAG GCTGGTATCTGGTATGGATGATGCTGTAATTGTTGATCGATTTTTTGACAAATCCAACTGGTGTATTGTCCTGGAGAAAACATTATGA